The following coding sequences are from one Gigantopelta aegis isolate Gae_Host chromosome 15, Gae_host_genome, whole genome shotgun sequence window:
- the LOC121390382 gene encoding uncharacterized protein LOC121390382: MEHNLETSLVADAPRHYTHINFEEEIELLRCCAGDCRCHKVHCPFCDVQHFKPAGSMRVRDHITQSHFKYAVTVGNILILKCFHQCHMSPGHFHCPYCEQQLYKRIAFAHHLKSHLRKMGKDETVVHFFYSNQPTTINFDGIKIALCTDPCGNTLKQHYHCPLCKRNNFGNMGVMVTHLWRCRDRRKHRRSLSCLQTSDDYLQDTKYLLPLREILADKWHCSIVRTVDDLQVVQCDRDDCCGNQSHCPLCPPDRFQPTVGTEVKQHGLSHWDCRVTYVDYSMLTCYLDCGNRNRDSSGPVQGHYHCPFCGQTHGCKDGFTSHLPICYKGDNSFESQPEETPPFSQDNGSDSLVGGEEIGDSPKGSDRRVSMDKSEHNMLPVETVLPVTKTEMFETITAVLCKEMVTRLENKGSKLISNVLGEVTRLSDCTWSWSPGTQGRVYALTGGLENLQDAKRRLMQILNTTNNEEQQKIDTISGGAANIISSSISTQTDISFTDSLKMAALETSAMDDESMTVQMDDESFPVQMAGEAVSREEHSIDSTSTDLKEHRNIKRRKCLKDVDENVVLKRKPGRPRKYCSEKPRTSFPGFKEHETSKTKKKNADVQRVKNSVRTLSRVSSSPYSKRKPISRISQSSDDGPRYSGKYDNKKTNLKNTPLVKQQKTDLTETAIKKAYGTRGRKMDFSLLATGKTKKDKDNSGLKKEILAKSVNVDRKTELKKLSVKLVDISKRRIKSISQPEDGLDKTEDEMEQWEDDADGDPDFVPDGKKRVLDSYDDSVEDSKEMTARVRSLGKTERNSIHKPVTAERTKITAERTKSESENIDRDLPQENQMFYVPKITVPLSSLHHSIQRMRPRDGMQSGDDVYLSVDTLADVTNLRCSCCDFAGRSSVELMEHIMDVHQLDPRHPCSGCGKRFITHQSRSLHLQNMGCGRDNRSSPVHHCTKCSSFTSERFSDVTDHLILQHQVVNPLRCDVCEKRLKDKQKHLKHHHGPKTRFPGSYDTEDLGCPVCEFTSYQFSDVTDHLVEIHGVVDPLRCDVCEVTFKQSKAYHLKQKHGPLNRYIYDKSTSCLLCRTSFDLFSDLTQHIIDEHKMDNVRCDVCEMIFSSKHVLYDHVNKTHGPSDIQCCNICGRGFNTVRALVKHRQMIHHVQTTMVKSCKKCDFKAQSKKELKEHMETHAVANECPICHKVLAKHTNIMIHIDTMHTKQEECVCNICGKKFRHPRYLRLHLGRHSGVKPHVCSVCGKRFFATNTLRCHMEVHKDQSERQYRHICSVCGRGFNGKSSLDDHMNKHTGAKPHSCPLCGVKFGFRSMLYKHHQFVHSNLRPFSCTICPKSYKSKQRLSAHMVSHTGISRFNCLQCKKAFSTSSTLKQHIPRCRGERQKENLLSSRAGILQTENSENEIIIHLVNGQDGTVKIEPLDHGDVIQIVEEMAGAGEVLGEVGQGLGEGGQGEQVSQVFVCSVCAMSFQTYEEAESHIATNHLEPEPELSEQPQQPVNEAMQTSVTPKQEIFDYW, encoded by the exons ATGGAACACAACCTGGAAACAAGCCTTGTG GCTGATGCACCACGccactacacacacataaactTTGAGGAGGAGATTGAGCTGTTGCGGTGTTGTGCGGGAGACTGTCGGTGTCACAAGGTGCACTGTCCGTTCTGCGACGTGCAGCACTTCAAACCAGCCGGCTCAATGCGTGTCCGGGATCACATCACACAGTCTCACTTCAAATACGCCGTTACCGTGGGAA ATATTCTGATTCTGAAGTGTTTCCACCAATGTCACATGTCACCGGGCCACTTCCATTGTCCGTACTGCGAACAGCAGCTCTACAAGAGAATTGCGTTTGCTCACCACCTCAAATCACATCTCAGGAAGATG GGAAAAGATGAAACTGTTGTCCATTTCTTCTACAGCAACCAACCAACAACCATTAACTTTGATG GTATTAAAATAGCCCTGTGTACCGACCCGTGTGGCAATACTCTCAAACAACACTACCACTGTCCACTGTGCAAGAGGAACAACTTTGGCAACATGGGTGTCATGGTGACCCATCTGTGGCGTTGTCGAGACAGAAGAAAACACCGGCGCAGTCTGTCGTGTTTACAGACATCTGACGATTATCTACAGGATACAAAATATCTCCTACCTCTCAGagaaatactggcagataag TGGCATTGCTCTATTGTGCGGACTGTAGACGACCTCCAGGTTGTCCAGTGTGACCGTGACGATTGCTGCGGTAACCAGTCCCACTGCCCACTGTGTCCACCTGACAGATTCCAGCCCACGGTCGGCACCGAGGTGAAACAACACGGCCTTTCTCACTGGGACTGCAGAGTTACCTACGTTG ATTATTCCATGCTGACTTGTTACTTAGACTGTGGGAACAGAAACAGAGATTCAAGTGGTCCAGTTCAGGGTCACTACCACTGTCCTTTCTGTGGTCAGACTCACGGATGTAAAGACGGTTTCACGAGTCATCTCCCCATATgttacaagggagataactcattTGAATCTCAGCCTGAAGAGACTCCGCCCTTTTCCCAGGACAATGGCAGTGACTCTTTGGTGGGAGGTGAAGAGATCGGCGACTCACCAAAAGGCAGTGACAGGAGAG tttCTATGGATAAATCTGAACACAACATGCTTCCTGTGGAAACAGTTTTACCAGTAACAAAAACAGAG ATGTTTGAGACCATCACAGCAGTTCTTTGTAAGGAAATGGTCACGAGACTGGAAAACAAGGGCAGTAAGTTGATTTCGAACGTACTGGGCGAAGTAACCCGACTGTCTGACTGTACCTGGAGCTGGTCTCCAGGAACCCAGGGCAGAGTGTACGCATTAACTGGTGGCCTGGAAAACTTACAGGACGCCAAACGTCGTCTTATGCAG atattaaatacaactAACAATGAAGAACAACAGAAAATTGACACTATCT CAGGTGGAGCTGCAAACATCATCTCGTCTTCGATATCCACACAGACAGACATCTCCTTCACGGACTCACTCAAGATGGCAGCATTGGAAACGTCTGCCATGGACGATGAATCAATGACAGTGCAGATGGATGATGAATCATTCCCGGTGCAGATGGCTGGTGAGGCAGTAAGTCGGGAAGAACATTCCATAGATTCAACAAGTACAGACTTAAAAGAACATCGGAATATAAAGAGAAGAAAATGTCTCAAAGATGTTGATGAAAACGTGGTGTTGAAGAGAAAACCTGGAAGACCTAGAAAGTATTGTTCTGAAAAGCCAAGAACTAGTTTTCCTGGTTTTAAAGAACATGAAACCAGTAAgacgaagaaaaaaaatgctGATGTTCAAAGAGTGAAGAACAGTGTGCGTACGTTATCCAGGGTGTCATCAAGTCCGTATTCTAAGAGGAAGCCAATATCCAGAATCTCTCAATCATCAGATGATGGTCCACGCTATTCTGGAAAATACGACAACAAAAAGACAAATTTGAAAAACACACCTTTGGTTAAGCAACAGAAAACAGATCTGACCGAAACAGCCATTAAAAAAGCTTACGGAACAAGAGGAAGAAAGATGGACTTTTCTTTGCTTGCAACAggtaaaacaaagaaagataAAGATAATTCTGGACTCAAGAAAGAAATATTGGCCAAAAGTGTTAATGTTGATAGGAAGACAGAACTAAAAAAATTGTCTGTGAAGCTGGTTGATATTAGTAAGAGAAGGATAAAATCAATATCACAACCTGAAGATGGGCTGGATAAAACTGAGGATGAGATGGAACAATGGGAAGATGATGCTGATGGCGATCCAGATTTTGTTCCTGATGGCAAGAAGAGAGTATTGGATTCTTATGACGACAGTGTTGAAGACTCCAAAGAGATGACAGCAAGAGTTCGTAGTCTTGGAAAAACAGAAAGGAATTCCATTCATAAGCCTGTAACAGCAGAAAGGACTAAAATAACAGCAGAAAGGACTAAATCTGAGAGTGAAAACATCGACAGAGATCTACCTCAGGAGAACCAAATGTTTTATGTCCCCAAAATCACGGTTCCCTTGTCCTCTCTCCATCACAGCATTCAGCGAATGAGACCGAGAGATGGGATGCAAAGTGGTGATGATGTATACCTGTCTGTAGATACTTTAGCCGACGTGACAAACTTGCGGTGTTCTTGCTGTGACTTTGCGGGACGGAGCAGTGTGGAGCTGATGGAGCACATCATGGACGTACATCAGCTGGACCCACGACATCCGTGTTCAGGATGTGGGAAGAGATTCATCACCCACCAGAGTAGATCCCTGCACCTCCAGAACATGGGGTGTGGACGGGACAACAGATCCAGTCCGGTTCACCACTGTACGAAGTGCAGCAGTTTCACTTCGGAGCGGTTTTCAGACGTCACGGACCATCTGATCCTCCAGCACCAGGTTGTCAATCCTCTACGCTGCGACGTCTGCGAGAAAAGACTCAAAGACAAACAGAAACATCTGAAGCATCATCACGGTCCCAAGACTCGGTTTCCGGGCAGCTATGACACGGAGGATTTGGGCTGTCCTGTTTGCGAATTCACTTCATACCAATTCTCCGATGTGACAGATCATCTGGTAGAGATTCATGGAGTTGTAGACCCTCTTCGCTGTGATGTTTGTGAGGTCACGTTCAAACAGAGCAAAGCTTACCACTTAAAACAGAAACATGGTCCCTTGAATAGATACATTTATGATAAGTCGACATCTTGTTTGTTATGTCGAACCTCTTTCGATTTGTTCAGTGATCTCACACAACACATCATCGATGAACATAAAATGGACAATGTTCGTTGCGATGTCTGTGAAATGATATTCAGCTCGAAGCACGTGTTGTATGATCACGTGAACAAGACCCACGGACCATCGGACATCCAGTGTTGCAATATCTGCGGTCGTGGCTTCAACACGGTCCGAGCTCTGGTGAAGCACCGACAAATGATCCATCACGTGCAGACGACGATGGTGAAATCGTGCAAGAAATGCGACTTCAAGGCGCAGTCGAAGAAGGAGCTGAAAGAACACATGGAGACGCACGCCGTCGCCAATGAATGTCCAATCTGCCACAAGGTTCTCGCCAAACACACGAACATCATGATCCACATCGACACGATGCACACCAAACAGGAGGAATGCGTCTGCAACATCTGCGGGAAGAAGTTCCGACACCCGCGTTACCTGCGCCTGCATCTCGGCCGTCACAGCGGCGTCAAGCCCCACGTGTGCTCCGTGTGCGGGAAGCGCTTCTTTGCCACCAACACCTTGCGCTGCCACATGGAGGTGCACAAAGACCAGAGCGAGAGACAGTACCGGCACATCTGCTCAGTGTGCGGCCGCGGCTTCAACGGCAAGTCCAGTCTGGACGACCACATGAACAAACACACCGGGGCCAAGCCCCACAGCTGTCCCTTGTGTGGAGTTAAGTTCGGCTTCCGCAGCATGCTGTACAAACACCACCAGTTCGTCCACTCAAATCTCAGACCTTTCTCCTGCACCATCTGCCCGAAGTCATACAAGAGCAAACAGAGACTCTCGGCTCACATGGTCAGCCACACGGGCATCAGTCGATTCAACTGTCTCCAGTGCAAGAAAGCCTTCTCCACGTCGAGCACATTGAAGCAACACATCCCGAGATGTCGAGGGGAGAGACAGAAGGAGAATCTGTTATCCTCGAGAGCCGGGATTCTCCAGACGGAGAACTCTGAAAATGAAATCATCATCCATCTGGTGAACGGCCAAGACGGGACCGTGAAGATCGAGCCGTTGGACCACGGAGATGTCATTCAGATCGTGGAGGAGATGGCAGGTGCTGGGGAGGTTCTAGGGGAGGTGGGGCAAGGGCTGGGGGAGGGTGGCCAGGGAGAGCAGGTCTCGCAGGTGTTTGTGTGCAGTGTGTGCGCGATGAGCTTCCAGACGTACGAAGAAGCAGAGAGTCACATTGCGACAAATCATTTAGAACCAGAACCGGAACTTTCAGAACAGCCACAACAACCAGTGAATGAAGCGATGCAGACATCCGTCACACCCAAACAAGAGATTTTTGATTACTGGTGA